A genomic stretch from Eptesicus fuscus isolate TK198812 chromosome 15, DD_ASM_mEF_20220401, whole genome shotgun sequence includes:
- the ZNF483 gene encoding zinc finger protein 483, whose amino-acid sequence QAVIPVNEMTAFSPEPPTLASNEQNKDLRMDTRGEEEAILGGNPTDPESLRQRFRWFCYSEEAGPRKALNQLWELCIQWLRPDIHTKEQILELLVFEQFLSILPGEIRIWVKSQRPEDSEKVVTLIEDLTQTLKEKEGPVSQDSGISQEENAEEDKTVSVLPNTESGESVTFKDIAVNFSRGEWRKLEPFQKEIYKEVLLENCRHLQFLGFPVTKLDVISQLTWVEPGLLEKEVSEDVLMDQSTLEKIIDRYLMCGDYGLMGESSKRVRLEKGRSNKECSQVAGTQKKTHGRGNKGEEFDSEKGPSGSNAKETSDIVKHLRVYLRKKSRKYNECKKRFSFHSDLVMNRKEHTGEKPQKRKEGRKVLSHSSSLTKHQKHKKIYMGTKPQKCSNCGIDFTQSLSLVKRRKTPICEKCRKSKYQDTTSNKDEGTETGEKTPKCSRCGKSFDYSTTLSKQQKLYLGGKPSMCRDCGKAFSKSASFTPRRRTHSGEKPFKCDDCGKGFTITAHLIKHQRIHTGEKPYKCKECGRPFSDNSSLIQHQRIHTGEKPYTCNECGKSFSHSSSLSKHQRIHTGEKPYKCSECGKAFRQNSCLTRHQRIHTGEKPYLCNDCGMTFSHFTSVIYHQRLHSGEKPYKCSQCEKAFPTHSLLSRHQRIHTGVKPYKCKECGKSFSQSSSLNEHYRTHTGEKPYECDYCGATFSRSSILVEHLKIHTGRKEYECKECKKTFKSNSGLIRHRGFHSGE is encoded by the exons CAAGCCGTAATACCCGTGAACGAGATGACGGCCTTCTCCCCAGAGCCTCCGACTCTGGcttcaaatgaacaaaacaaggaCCTAAGAATGGATACACGTGGGGAGGAAGAAGCTATCCTAGGAGGAAACCCTACTGACCCAGAGTCTCTCAGACAGAGGTTCCGGTGGTTTTGTTACTCAGAAGAGGCTGGACCCAGAAAAGCCCTGAATCAGCTCTGGGAGCTGTGCATTCAGTGGCTGAGGCCAGACATCCACACGAAAGAACAGATTTTAGAGCTTTTGGTGTTTGAGCAATTCCTGTCCATTTTGCCTGGGGAGATCAGGATTTGGGTAAAATCACAACGTCCTGAGGATAGTGAGAAAGTGGTGACCTTAATTGAGGATTTGACCCAAACGCTTAAAGAAAAGGAAG GTCCAGTTTCTCAAGATTCTGGTATTTCCCAAGAGGAGAACGCTGAAGAAGATAAAACGGTTTCTGTCCTTCCAAATACTGAGTCTGGG GAATCTGTGACATTCAAGGACATAGCTGTGAATTTTTCCAGAGGAGAGTGGAGGAAGCTGGAACCTTTTCAAAAGGAGATATATAAGGAAGTGCTACTGGAGAACTGTAGGCACCTACAATTTCTGG GCTTTCCAGTTACCAAATTAGATGTGATTTCCCAGCTAACGTGGGTTGAACCAGGGCTTCTGGAAAAAGAAGTCTCAGAAG ATGTTCTTATGGACCAATCaactttagaaaaaataatagataGGTACTTAATGTGTGGTGATTATGGCTTGATGGGAGAATCTTCCAAACGTGTCAGATTAGAGAAGGGCCGTAGCAATAAGGAATGTTCGCAAGTAGCAGGCACACAAAAGAAAACTCATGGGAGAGGCAATAAGGGTGAGGAATTTGACTCAGAAAAGGGCCCCTCTGGAAGTAATGCCAAGGAAACTTCGGATATAGTTAAGCATCTGAGAGTCTACTTACGGAAGAAATCTCGGAAGTATAATGAATGCAAGAAACGCTTTAGTTTTCATTCAGACCTTGTTATGAACCGCAAAGagcacactggagaaaagccacagAAACGTAAGGAAGGCAGGAAAGTCTTAAGTCACTCTTCATCTCTTACAAAACATCAGAAACATAAGAAAATTTATATGGGTACTAAACCCCAGAAGTGCAGCAACTGTGGAATAGACTTTACTCAAAGTTTGTCCCTTGTTAAGAGAAGAAAAACCCCTATATGTGAGAAATGTCGGAAAAGTAAATATCAGGATACAACCTCGAATAAAGATGAGGGAACAGAGACTGGAGAAAAAACCCCTAAATGTAGCAGATGTGGAAAATCCTTTGACTATAGTACCACACTGTCCAAACAGCAGAAACTTTACCTTGGTGGAAAACCCTCTATGTGCCGTGACTGTGGGAAAGCTTTCAGTAAGAGTGCATCCTTCACACCCCGTCGTAGAACTCATAGTGGAGAGAAACCCTTCAAATGTGATGATTGTGGAAAAGGTTTCACCATAACTGCCCACCTCAttaaacatcagagaattcatactggagaaaaaccctataaatgtaaagaatgtgggaGACCCTTTAGTGACAATTCATCTCTTATTCAACATCAGcgaattcatactggagaaaaaccCTATACATGTAATGAATGTGGCAAATCCTTTAGTCATAGCTCATCCCTTTCCAagcatcagagaattcatactggagagaaaccctataaatgtagtgaatgtggaaaagcctttAGACAGAATTCTTGCCTTACCcgacatcagagaattcatactggagaaaaaccttaccTATGTAATGATTGTGGAATGACTTTCAGCCATTTTACATCTGTGATTTATCATCAGCGACTTCATTCAGGAGAAAAACCCTACAAATGTAGTCAGTGTGAGAAGGCCTTCCCTACCCATTCTCTCCTTAGTCGTCATCAGAGAATCCATACTGGTGTgaaaccttataaatgtaaagaatgtggaaAATCCTTCAGTCAGAGCTCATCTCTTAATGAACATTATCGTactcatactggagagaaaccctatgagtgTGACTACTGTGGAGCAACCTTTAGTAGAAGCTCAATCCTTGTAGAGCACCTAAAAATTCATACTGGAAGGAAAGaatatgaatgtaaggaatgtaagaaaacattcaaaagTAATTCAGGCCTCATCAGACATCGGGGATTTCACTCTGGAGAGTAA